The following proteins are co-located in the Desulfobacterales bacterium genome:
- a CDS encoding electron transfer flavoprotein subunit alpha/FixB family protein codes for MSIIIAIPPHTASEGVVSELVACARRLQALTETPIRMLSVGFQGMVDGQKIADETGIDVLTVPIERPEAATAEVFSDVLADMAAETAPAWIVLPHTAAGLDAAPALAVKLSAACITGVEKIETADGRICFTREIFNGKLTARLTPETKNAVITAQTGAFAAEPQASKTAGAHSVRHVETAKKRSRFKEIFKESADTASLDQADVLVAAGNGVKEPENLELIHQLAALFAKSAVCGSRPVCDKNWLPHSRQVGVTGAIVSPRLYIACGISGASQHLAGIRQTKTIVAINKDARAAICNAADICVIEDLTTFIPLLIKTYKGYGD; via the coding sequence ATGTCGATCATCATTGCCATACCCCCGCATACAGCATCAGAAGGCGTGGTTTCTGAATTGGTGGCGTGCGCCCGAAGGCTTCAGGCGCTTACCGAAACACCGATTCGGATGCTAAGTGTCGGTTTTCAGGGTATGGTAGACGGCCAAAAAATTGCTGACGAAACTGGCATTGATGTCTTAACCGTACCGATCGAGCGCCCTGAAGCGGCTACGGCGGAAGTCTTTAGCGACGTTCTTGCGGATATGGCTGCAGAGACAGCCCCTGCATGGATTGTCCTGCCGCATACCGCCGCCGGATTGGATGCCGCGCCGGCACTGGCCGTAAAGTTAAGTGCGGCCTGCATAACCGGGGTTGAAAAAATTGAAACAGCGGATGGTCGCATCTGCTTTACCCGGGAAATCTTTAACGGCAAACTCACAGCCCGTCTAACCCCTGAAACGAAAAATGCTGTGATCACTGCTCAAACCGGCGCTTTTGCCGCTGAGCCCCAAGCCTCTAAGACAGCCGGCGCGCACTCGGTTCGCCATGTCGAAACAGCCAAAAAACGCTCCCGATTTAAGGAAATTTTCAAAGAATCTGCGGACACAGCCTCTCTGGATCAGGCGGATGTGCTGGTAGCCGCCGGAAACGGTGTTAAGGAGCCGGAAAATTTGGAGCTTATCCATCAACTGGCCGCCCTTTTTGCCAAATCCGCGGTCTGCGGCTCCCGCCCGGTTTGCGACAAGAACTGGCTGCCCCACAGCCGGCAGGTGGGCGTGACCGGCGCGATTGTCAGCCCCAGGCTCTATATCGCCTGCGGTATCTCCGGCGCCAGCCAGCATCTGGCCGGCATCCGGCAGACCAAAACCATTGTGGCCATTAACAAGGATGCCCGGGCCGCCATCTGCAATGCGGCGGATATCTGTGTTATCGAGGACCTGACCACCTTTATTCCCCTGTTAATAAAGACCTATAAAGGCTATGGGGATTGA
- a CDS encoding SDR family oxidoreductase, with the protein MVDFSLTDKIALITGASRGIGESIAKTLAAQGAKCILVSRKPEALDRVAGEINQAGGQAETMACHAGYLDQIQALFDNVKEKHGKLDILINNAATNPHFGELTSAEESHWNKIMDVNLKGPFFMIQKAVPLMEAAGGGAILNVSSVNGLRPAFLQGVYSISKAALISMTKAYAKELVAKQIRVNALLPGITDTKFSQAILGNKEIHDYAIQQIPMGRAAQPDEMAGAALYMVSNAASFTTGTCIVCDGGMLA; encoded by the coding sequence ATGGTCGATTTTTCCCTAACTGACAAAATTGCACTGATTACCGGCGCAAGCCGGGGCATCGGCGAATCCATCGCCAAAACCCTGGCCGCCCAGGGGGCCAAATGCATACTGGTGAGCCGAAAGCCCGAGGCCCTTGACAGGGTGGCCGGTGAAATCAACCAGGCCGGCGGACAGGCGGAAACCATGGCCTGCCATGCCGGGTATCTGGATCAGATCCAGGCCCTTTTCGATAATGTCAAAGAAAAGCACGGCAAGCTGGATATTCTGATCAATAACGCGGCCACCAATCCCCACTTCGGGGAACTGACCTCCGCGGAGGAGAGTCACTGGAATAAGATCATGGATGTCAACCTGAAGGGGCCGTTTTTCATGATCCAGAAAGCCGTTCCCTTGATGGAGGCGGCCGGCGGCGGGGCCATATTAAACGTGTCTTCGGTAAATGGTCTGCGTCCGGCTTTTCTGCAGGGCGTCTACTCCATATCCAAGGCGGCCCTGATATCCATGACCAAAGCCTATGCCAAGGAACTGGTAGCCAAGCAGATTCGGGTCAATGCCCTGCTGCCGGGGATTACGGATACCAAGTTTTCCCAGGCCATTCTTGGCAATAAGGAGATCCATGATTATGCTATTCAACAGATCCCCATGGGCCGGGCAGCCCAGCCGGATGAAATGGCCGGAGCGGCCCTGTATATGGTTTCCAATGCGGCCTCATTTACCACGGGCACATGCATCGTCTGCGACGGCGGCATGCTGGCGTGA
- a CDS encoding Rossmann-like and DUF2520 domain-containing protein yields MKPSFAVIGCGRVGTALARHLSKAGYQPAGFASRTRESALQAAEAAGAEGAVYDHAWEASAKADVVFISTPDQAIAPACEEIAENRGFQENAAVLHCSGAFSSDILTAARQCGAAIGSMHPLQSFAAVTEENPFAGIKMAIEGDAGAADQAWQMAEALGADPVSILTEGKTLYHAAAVVASNYLVTLMRLSFDLLKASGVPESEVYGVLKPLISGTLKNIEQAGIPDALTGPIARGDVATVADHLAAIREVSPEAAELYTRLGLATIDIATARGTLSKNAAEQLAGLLNGQTGQ; encoded by the coding sequence ATGAAACCCTCATTTGCCGTTATCGGGTGCGGGCGGGTCGGTACGGCGCTCGCCCGCCATCTGTCTAAAGCCGGGTATCAGCCGGCGGGTTTTGCCAGCAGAACCCGGGAATCGGCCCTTCAGGCGGCCGAAGCCGCTGGTGCGGAAGGCGCCGTGTACGATCATGCCTGGGAGGCTTCCGCCAAAGCGGATGTGGTTTTTATCAGTACACCGGATCAGGCCATCGCCCCTGCCTGCGAAGAGATTGCCGAAAACCGGGGGTTTCAGGAAAACGCGGCGGTGCTTCACTGCTCCGGGGCGTTTTCCTCCGACATCCTTACTGCTGCCAGGCAATGCGGGGCGGCAATTGGCTCCATGCATCCGCTCCAGAGCTTTGCCGCGGTCACGGAGGAAAATCCGTTTGCCGGCATTAAAATGGCCATTGAGGGAGACGCCGGGGCAGCGGATCAGGCATGGCAGATGGCCGAGGCGCTCGGTGCCGATCCCGTCAGCATCCTGACCGAGGGCAAAACCCTTTATCATGCCGCGGCGGTGGTGGCCTCAAACTACCTGGTTACCCTGATGCGGCTTTCATTCGATCTGCTGAAAGCTTCGGGTGTGCCCGAATCCGAGGTGTATGGGGTGCTAAAGCCGCTGATCAGCGGAACTTTGAAAAATATTGAACAGGCAGGCATCCCCGACGCCCTGACCGGCCCGATTGCCCGGGGGGATGTGGCCACGGTCGCGGACCATTTGGCCGCCATCCGGGAAGTATCGCCCGAGGCAGCCGAGCTCTATACCCGCCTGGGGCTTGCCACCATTGATATTGCAACGGCCAGGGGCACACTGTCCAAAAATGCCGCTGAGCAGCTGGCCGGCTTGCTAAACGGACAGACGGGGCAGTGA
- a CDS encoding insulinase family protein → MKQPKDPNNPGLFEGTEIAGYTVQKIAELPEIKSIYYELTHTRTGAGHIHISNNDTENTFCVALKTVPRDSTGVAHILEHTVLCGSINYPVRDPFFSMMKRSLSTFMNALTASDWTMYPFCTQNRKDYYNLMAVYLDSVFFPKLDRLSFKQEGHRLEFEPDPSDPNQLRLAYKGVVYNEMKGALSSPDQVMARSILNALYPDTTYGYNSGGNPAEIPNLTHEQLIAFHRRHYHPSNAYFYTYGSMPLDAHLKYIDETILTHFNAIDPDTDVPTQPRWQAPKTAEYTYPIDPAEDDGKKCQICLAWLTADIRDAFEILVLTILEQILLGNPGSPLRKALLDSEIGSTLSDGTGFDGENKDTMFACGLKDVAQDAGEEIEALIFDTLQEIVDTGIDDRLVESAIHQIEFYRKEVTNSPFPYGLKLLLRFCGDWLHGGDPAVILQFDSLLERLNAEMKNKGFLESKIKAYFLDNPHRVRLLLRPDPEQAEKENRRTAEELATLEKELTPEDIETIQQDTQSLVELQEAKEDLSCLPTLAREDISPDVNTVDPPREHENPPVYQYAQPTLGIVYLSAVMDIETMPSDMLPIIPFFCYSLTRLGTKYYDYSELAQLIDLYTGGMGLSVNAGTRFGDGGENNCLPMVSFNSKCLSRNQEKMFELVTEVLKNVEFTDTGLLKRLLLEYRAEMESAIVANGHRFAISLAARNFTLTNTLNEAWHGIHQLETIKNLSEDLSEDKLHAIADHLHQIRDNLFRAGKMKVALIGEPPDLDQAMPHMQALVRELGKKPADTFRAPPIQMPGDIPREGWSTSSSVSFVASAFETVRMDHPDAPALAVISKTLRSMFIHREIREKGGAYGGFAAYQAESGLFYFGSYRDPHIVNTLKVYDAAARFITSGDYSDENIQEAILQTCADIDRPDAPGGAASKDFYRRLINLSDDTRRAFKEKLVQLDRDTVVETAQKYFGENKGGPIAVAVISNEAALKEANRQLKEKPLALRRI, encoded by the coding sequence ATGAAGCAGCCCAAAGACCCCAACAATCCCGGCTTATTTGAAGGAACAGAAATCGCCGGCTATACCGTCCAAAAAATCGCCGAACTGCCGGAAATCAAATCCATCTACTATGAATTGACCCATACCCGCACCGGGGCCGGGCATATCCATATCAGCAACAATGATACGGAAAACACGTTTTGCGTGGCATTAAAAACCGTCCCCCGGGACTCCACCGGAGTGGCCCATATCCTTGAGCATACGGTTTTGTGCGGATCCATTAACTATCCGGTCCGGGATCCGTTTTTTTCCATGATGAAGCGGAGCCTGAGCACCTTCATGAACGCGCTCACCGCCTCGGACTGGACCATGTATCCCTTTTGTACGCAGAACCGCAAGGATTATTACAATCTCATGGCGGTTTATCTGGACTCGGTCTTTTTCCCCAAACTGGATCGGCTGAGCTTTAAACAGGAGGGGCACCGCCTGGAATTCGAGCCGGATCCCAGCGACCCCAACCAGCTGCGCCTGGCCTACAAAGGCGTGGTCTACAATGAAATGAAGGGTGCCCTCTCCTCCCCGGACCAGGTCATGGCCCGCTCCATTCTAAACGCCCTGTATCCGGATACCACCTATGGGTATAATTCCGGCGGCAACCCGGCCGAGATCCCCAATCTCACCCATGAACAGCTCATCGCATTCCACCGGCGCCACTATCACCCGAGCAATGCCTATTTCTACACCTATGGCAGCATGCCGCTGGATGCGCACCTAAAATATATAGATGAGACCATTCTCACCCATTTCAATGCCATTGACCCGGACACGGATGTGCCCACCCAGCCGCGCTGGCAGGCGCCAAAGACCGCCGAATATACGTATCCCATTGATCCGGCCGAAGATGACGGCAAAAAATGCCAGATCTGTTTGGCCTGGCTGACGGCGGATATACGGGATGCATTTGAAATTCTGGTGCTTACCATACTCGAGCAGATTCTGCTGGGAAACCCCGGCTCCCCGCTTAGAAAAGCGCTGCTAGATTCCGAAATCGGCAGCACCCTATCGGATGGCACGGGATTTGACGGGGAAAACAAGGATACCATGTTTGCCTGCGGGTTAAAGGACGTGGCCCAGGACGCGGGGGAGGAGATCGAAGCCCTTATATTTGACACTCTGCAGGAAATCGTGGACACCGGCATTGACGACCGGCTGGTGGAATCCGCCATCCACCAGATCGAATTTTATCGAAAGGAAGTCACCAACTCGCCCTTTCCCTATGGCCTGAAACTTCTGCTCCGCTTCTGCGGGGACTGGCTGCATGGCGGTGATCCGGCGGTGATCCTGCAGTTTGACTCCCTGCTGGAGCGGCTGAATGCCGAGATGAAAAATAAGGGCTTTTTGGAATCAAAAATCAAAGCCTATTTTCTCGACAACCCGCACCGGGTCCGTTTGCTGCTTCGCCCGGATCCGGAGCAGGCGGAAAAAGAAAACCGGCGCACTGCCGAAGAACTGGCGACGCTCGAAAAAGAGCTCACACCTGAGGATATCGAAACCATCCAGCAGGACACGCAGTCCCTAGTCGAACTCCAGGAGGCTAAGGAAGATCTTTCCTGCCTGCCCACATTGGCGCGCGAGGACATATCGCCTGACGTCAATACCGTGGATCCGCCCCGCGAACATGAAAATCCGCCGGTTTATCAGTATGCGCAGCCTACGCTGGGGATTGTCTATCTTTCGGCGGTCATGGATATTGAGACGATGCCTTCGGACATGCTGCCGATTATTCCCTTTTTCTGCTATTCCCTCACCCGCCTGGGCACCAAGTACTACGATTACTCGGAACTTGCCCAATTAATTGATTTATATACCGGCGGTATGGGGCTAAGCGTTAATGCCGGCACCCGCTTTGGTGACGGCGGGGAGAACAACTGCCTGCCGATGGTGAGCTTTAATTCCAAGTGCCTGTCCCGGAACCAGGAAAAAATGTTTGAGCTGGTGACCGAGGTGCTTAAAAACGTTGAATTCACGGATACCGGCCTGCTAAAGCGGCTGCTCCTGGAATACCGGGCAGAGATGGAATCCGCGATTGTGGCAAACGGCCACCGGTTTGCCATTTCACTGGCCGCCCGAAACTTCACCCTGACCAACACCTTAAATGAAGCCTGGCACGGCATCCATCAACTTGAAACCATCAAGAATTTAAGCGAGGACTTATCCGAAGACAAGCTCCACGCCATTGCCGACCATCTTCACCAGATCCGGGACAATCTGTTCAGAGCGGGCAAAATGAAGGTTGCGCTTATCGGCGAGCCCCCTGATCTGGATCAGGCCATGCCGCATATGCAGGCACTTGTCCGGGAACTCGGCAAAAAACCGGCGGATACATTCCGCGCCCCGCCTATCCAGATGCCCGGAGACATCCCCCGGGAGGGGTGGAGCACCTCTTCTTCGGTCTCTTTTGTGGCCAGCGCTTTTGAAACCGTCCGAATGGATCATCCGGACGCCCCGGCGCTTGCGGTGATCAGCAAAACCCTGCGCTCCATGTTTATCCATCGGGAAATCCGGGAGAAGGGCGGCGCATACGGGGGATTCGCCGCATACCAGGCCGAGAGCGGTCTGTTCTACTTCGGCTCATACCGGGATCCGCATATCGTAAACACCCTCAAGGTCTACGACGCGGCCGCGCGTTTTATTACTTCCGGCGATTATTCGGATGAGAACATCCAGGAGGCCATCCTCCAGACCTGTGCGGACATTGACCGGCCGGATGCACCCGGCGGGGCGGCCTCAAAGGACTTTTACCGGAGACTGATCAACCTAAGTGATGACACGCGCCGGGCGTTCAAGGAAAAATTGGTGCAGCTGGATCGCGACACCGTCGTTGAAACCGCCCAAAAATACTTTGGAGAAAATAAAGGAGGCCCCATTGCTGTGGCGGTGATCTCAAATGAAGCCGCACTCAAGGAGGCCAACCGGCAGCTAAAGGAAAAACCGCTGGCGCTCAGACGGATTTAG
- a CDS encoding four helix bundle protein: MTLGHEKLDVYRLSIGYVAWVYEKADSLNGVHRPARDQWLRASQSIPLNIAEGNGKTAEADRRRYFEIARGSALECAAIQDVLVVGKALDKMESRNRKDEPDRMAAMLSRLGGRGYQVREDQEVYSIDFDPDSEEKESQP; this comes from the coding sequence ATGACCCTTGGACACGAAAAACTGGACGTCTATCGCCTTTCAATAGGCTACGTTGCATGGGTTTACGAGAAGGCCGACAGCCTGAACGGAGTCCATCGGCCCGCCCGGGATCAATGGCTTCGGGCCAGCCAGTCGATACCGCTCAATATCGCCGAAGGTAATGGCAAGACCGCGGAAGCCGACCGAAGGCGTTATTTCGAAATCGCTCGTGGCTCCGCGCTTGAGTGCGCGGCGATTCAAGATGTGCTGGTTGTCGGCAAGGCGCTGGACAAGATGGAAAGCCGGAACCGCAAGGATGAACCCGACCGTATGGCCGCGATGCTCAGCCGTCTCGGCGGAAGAGGATACCAAGTTCGAGAGGATCAGGAAGTCTACAGCATCGATTTCGATCCCGATAGCGAAGAAAAAGAATCCCAACCTTAG
- the rsmA gene encoding 16S rRNA (adenine(1518)-N(6)/adenine(1519)-N(6))-dimethyltransferase RsmA, with protein MSNAPWKLLAEYDLRPRKALGQNFLTDPSTAEMIIRKSGVGRSDTAVEIGAGLGALTFPLAGAARGVYAIEKDPEVAGILDGALKERSVDNVLLKNQDIFDIDLAAIAGFEGQRLRIFGNLPYYISSQVLIYLINARTAIHQADLMFQKEVARRLLAGPGGKSYSRLTVMLQYYTEICRTATVNAHLFWPVPKVDSEVLQFRFKKRLQPELKDHALFAEVVKAAFGRRRKTLRNALLSGNLGVRGADLDGMCRQSGIDPQKRAETLPVERFAYLANAIYEYREGGCL; from the coding sequence ATGTCGAATGCACCATGGAAATTATTAGCTGAATACGATTTGCGCCCTAGAAAAGCCCTGGGACAAAATTTTTTAACCGACCCGTCGACAGCGGAGATGATTATCCGCAAAAGCGGGGTGGGCCGGTCGGATACGGCGGTCGAAATCGGCGCCGGTTTAGGGGCGCTGACATTTCCGCTGGCCGGGGCTGCCAGAGGGGTCTACGCAATCGAAAAAGATCCCGAAGTGGCCGGAATTCTTGACGGCGCTTTAAAGGAGAGAAGCGTTGATAATGTTTTGCTTAAAAACCAGGATATATTTGATATCGACCTGGCTGCGATTGCCGGCTTTGAAGGCCAGAGGCTCCGGATTTTCGGGAATCTCCCGTATTATATCTCCTCCCAGGTGCTTATTTACCTGATCAATGCGCGCACAGCCATTCACCAGGCGGATCTCATGTTTCAAAAGGAGGTGGCCCGGCGGCTGCTCGCCGGCCCGGGCGGCAAATCCTACAGCCGGCTGACCGTGATGCTTCAGTACTACACAGAGATTTGTCGGACCGCCACGGTTAATGCCCACCTGTTCTGGCCGGTGCCCAAGGTGGATTCGGAGGTGCTGCAGTTTCGGTTCAAGAAACGCCTGCAGCCCGAACTTAAAGACCACGCGCTTTTTGCTGAAGTGGTTAAGGCCGCTTTTGGCAGGCGCCGAAAAACCCTGCGAAACGCTTTGTTATCCGGCAATCTGGGGGTTCGGGGGGCGGATCTGGACGGCATGTGCAGGCAAAGCGGGATTGATCCGCAGAAGCGGGCGGAAACTTTGCCGGTTGAGCGGTTTGCCTATCTGGCCAACGCAATTTATGAATACCGCGAAGGCGGCTGCCTCTGA
- a CDS encoding ABC transporter ATP-binding protein, producing MPPLYELENIRQIYAERVVLDIEHLVVDEGEIIGIYGPNGSGKSTLLKTMALVEAPIGGRILFQGRTVHPNTLDFRRQISLLSQSPYLLKRSVLNNVAYGLKIRGISDKKSKSRRALSMVGLDPQEFSGRMWYELSGGEAQRVALAARLVLQPRALLLDEPTAYLDEKSAGKIRSAALFAQKKWGTALILVSHDHAWLSSVCGRILKMDRGQLQIS from the coding sequence ATGCCCCCCTTGTATGAACTCGAAAATATCAGGCAGATCTATGCCGAACGGGTGGTTCTGGATATCGAACACCTGGTCGTAGACGAGGGGGAAATCATTGGCATCTACGGTCCAAACGGGAGCGGCAAAAGCACCCTGCTCAAAACAATGGCGCTTGTGGAAGCTCCGATTGGCGGCAGGATTTTATTTCAAGGCAGGACGGTTCATCCGAACACACTAGACTTTCGAAGACAGATCTCCCTGCTTTCGCAGTCCCCCTATCTTTTGAAACGGTCTGTGCTCAACAATGTCGCGTATGGGTTAAAAATCCGCGGGATCTCTGATAAAAAAAGTAAAAGCCGCCGGGCATTAAGCATGGTCGGCCTGGATCCGCAGGAATTTTCCGGCAGAATGTGGTATGAACTATCCGGCGGAGAGGCGCAGCGCGTGGCCCTGGCCGCCCGGCTGGTTCTTCAGCCCAGAGCCCTGCTCCTGGATGAACCCACCGCTTATCTGGATGAAAAAAGTGCCGGAAAGATCCGGTCGGCTGCCCTGTTCGCCCAAAAGAAATGGGGCACCGCCCTGATTCTGGTCAGTCACGACCATGCCTGGCTAAGCTCCGTTTGCGGCCGCATCCTGAAGATGGATCGCGGACAGCTTCAAATATCCTGA
- a CDS encoding ABC transporter permease, which translates to MDYIGEGLAQALNLLLQGDPETYSAIWVTLRVSTASILFSLILGIPSGFLLGHYDFAGKNAARLLVDTLLSLPTVVIGLLVYTLLSRQGPLGELGFLYTLPAICIGQTILGLPIVMALTAAAVESLDQRLPPLLLTLGASRKQMLLTTVWESRFSLLAAAVTAYGRIVSEVGISMMVGGNIKWYTRTITTAIALETNKGRFSFGIALGIVLLLIAFVVNLALNILKKRTQA; encoded by the coding sequence ATGGATTATATCGGAGAGGGGCTCGCTCAAGCCCTGAATTTACTGCTTCAGGGAGACCCGGAAACCTATTCGGCCATTTGGGTGACCCTCCGGGTCTCCACAGCATCTATCCTGTTCAGTCTGATTTTGGGCATCCCTTCCGGATTTCTGCTCGGCCACTATGATTTTGCCGGCAAAAATGCCGCCAGGCTGCTTGTGGATACGCTTCTTTCCCTTCCCACCGTGGTCATCGGACTGCTGGTGTACACCCTGCTTTCCAGACAGGGACCTTTGGGCGAACTTGGATTCCTCTACACCCTTCCTGCCATCTGTATCGGGCAGACCATACTCGGGCTCCCGATTGTCATGGCCCTGACCGCCGCTGCCGTGGAATCCCTGGATCAACGGCTTCCCCCGCTGCTTTTGACCCTCGGGGCGAGCCGAAAACAAATGCTTTTAACCACGGTCTGGGAATCCAGGTTCAGCCTGCTGGCTGCGGCAGTGACCGCCTACGGCCGTATCGTTTCCGAGGTCGGCATTTCAATGATGGTCGGCGGCAATATCAAGTGGTACACCCGGACCATTACCACGGCCATTGCCTTAGAAACCAACAAGGGCCGTTTCAGCTTCGGCATCGCGCTTGGCATCGTGCTCCTGCTGATCGCTTTTGTGGTCAACCTGGCGCTCAATATACTCAAGAAAAGGACGCAAGCCTGA
- a CDS encoding substrate-binding domain-containing protein, with the protein MRSLKIYLILFLSFLLAFPALVTAQTLMMATTTSTDNTGLLDELAPQFKKDTGITLKWTAVGTGKALEIGRNCDVDLLMVHAPGAEEEFVKKGYGIDRTQIMYNDFVVIGPARDPAGIKGLPVTAALQKIAGEKALFVSRGDASGTHKKELSLWEKAGVQIPVNEPWYLETGQGMISTIRVALERDGYTLTDRGTYIKHAHIQGGNPSMKILVQGEPVLFNQYSAIAINPARCKNVKYDPAQKFIDWITSKRTQNFIANYKLLGKPLFTPNAGK; encoded by the coding sequence ATGCGTTCGCTTAAAATCTATCTAATCCTGTTTCTTTCTTTTTTACTGGCATTTCCCGCGCTTGTGACGGCCCAAACCCTGATGATGGCCACCACCACCAGCACAGACAACACGGGGCTTCTCGACGAGCTGGCCCCCCAGTTTAAAAAAGATACCGGCATCACGCTGAAATGGACAGCGGTCGGAACGGGCAAGGCCCTTGAGATCGGCCGCAACTGTGATGTTGACCTGTTAATGGTGCACGCCCCCGGGGCGGAAGAAGAATTTGTTAAAAAGGGATATGGGATAGACCGGACACAAATAATGTATAATGACTTCGTGGTGATCGGTCCGGCCAGGGACCCGGCAGGGATTAAAGGCCTGCCGGTGACTGCGGCCCTGCAGAAAATCGCCGGGGAAAAGGCTTTGTTTGTCAGCCGGGGGGATGCCTCCGGAACCCACAAAAAAGAACTCTCCCTATGGGAAAAAGCGGGTGTGCAAATTCCCGTCAACGAGCCATGGTATCTGGAAACCGGCCAGGGAATGATCAGCACCATCCGCGTTGCGCTGGAACGTGACGGCTATACGCTCACCGACCGGGGCACTTATATCAAGCATGCCCACATTCAGGGCGGTAACCCGTCAATGAAAATCCTTGTTCAGGGGGAGCCGGTACTGTTTAATCAGTACAGTGCCATTGCCATAAACCCGGCCCGTTGCAAAAATGTCAAATACGATCCGGCCCAAAAGTTCATAGACTGGATTACGTCAAAGCGGACTCAGAATTTCATCGCTAACTACAAATTGCTCGGCAAGCCCTTATTCACACCCAACGCCGGGAAGTAA